Genomic DNA from Shewanella woodyi ATCC 51908:
ACTTAAATGGCTGTAACTGGCCTCTGTCGCCCAAGGGACTGGATAAGCTAAAGCGCCGCTCTCCATTCTCATGATGTCATACAGAGCAAACGTACTTCCAGGCTTAAGCACTCGATAGATTTCACGAAATAGGGTCTGTTTATCCTTAATATTCATGCCAACATGAAATTGGGTGGCACCATGAAATTGACTATCTTCAAAGGGCATAGAGAGGGCGCTGCCATGATATAAGCTGACACGTTCATCGAGCCCAACCCATTGAGACAGTACATTTCCGGTTTCAATATACTCGGCGGTCAGATCGATCCCAGTAACTTGGTTGTTAAAGTGATTAGCGATAAAACGAGCCGCGCCACCTAAACCACAGCCCACATCAAGAATATCTTGCTCTGCAGAGAAGTTAACTTGAGACAGAAGATGTTCGGTGGCCAATCGACCACCAATGTGGAATTCATCGACGGGAGCAATATCCGCTAAAGTGAGCTTATCAATGCTATTACCCTGCTTACTCAACGCAGCTTGAATTGCGCTGAGGAGCTCACCATGGGTGTAATGTTGTGAAACTAAGTTATCCGTAGCCATATGGGATCCTCAAGCCAATCTAATTCATCTGTTTAGACTAGATTTGCAGCCCCATGAGGTCAAGTGCCACTAGAGGTTACTGAACAGTACCATCGGCATTATAGAAAGCAGGTTTAACCACCACCTCACCTGTTGTGAAGGTATAGTCCATCACTTGAGTCGTCTCACCGCGCTGAATAAAATAGAGATCGCGATAGATGCACTTGTCTGTGCTATAGGTGTAAGCAATATCCACATCTGATGTCATCAGCTCATCATCATTCACATGGGCAATGGTGAAATCTGTATTTGTAATACCATGCTATAGCTATTCACAAGCTTCGAAGGTTTTACCATTTGTGCCATTGCTGATCCCCGATGTCGAGTAAGGATAACCTGCTGGGCTAGATGCAACATTACCCTCACCAAAGCTTGCCAGCTTATCTATTGCGCCAGTATTTCCCTCGGCTAACCAGCCACTGTGATAGAGCTTTACTGCGTTTTCAAATGCTGCAAACTGCCCGTCCATTGCCGCTCTTCTAGCATCCCCCTGTAGGTCGATAAACTTTGGCAGCGCCACAACTGCCAAGAGCCCTAAGATGATAATCACGACCACTAACTCAATTAAGGTAAATCCGCTAATACGACGTTTCATCTCTTTCCTCGACTAAGATTCAATACAAATACAATCGGTGCAGTGCGCCTAAGCGCAAAAATTCGACGCGCAAGTGTACTCTTAGACTTTGGGCTTTTATTTGACCTATGCCTAATAAATGGCAATGAATCATAGATGCAGGTAAGATCCCCCCTCAAAAAATGTTACCGAACGAAAGAGTGAGTTAGTCTGAGATGAGTAGAAAAATTGAGTTGTTAGCGCCTGGCGGCGATGTTGAAGCAATTAAGGCCGCCATTGTTGCCGGTGCAAACGCAGTCTATTGTGGATTAGATACCTTTAATGCCCGTAATCGCGCTGCAAACCTCTCATTTGACGATCTCTGTGGCATCCTCAGGCTTGCTCATCAGTTTGACTGTGAAGTGTTTCTAACAATTAATGTGGTGATATTAGAGCAGGAACTTCCGGCACTCTTTAAGCTACTCAATCAATTAGTCAATACCAGCTTAGATGGCATAATCGTTCAAGATTTAGGCCTATTTAACCTAGTAAAGAAATATTTCCCAACACTGGATATCCACGCATCGACTCAGCTAACCACCCATAATGAAGGTCAGATCCTATTTCTAAATAAGATAGGAGCCTCTCGCGTTAACCTGTCACGGGAGTTAAATTTACCCGAGATAGCCTCATTAACAGCCCTTGCCCACCAGCACGATATGCTCACCGAAGTCTTTGTTCATGGTTCACTGTGTATCGCTTTCTCCGGCCAGTGTTACTCCAGTTCAGTCAGTGTTGGAAACTCAGGGAACCGTGGCCGCTGCAGTCAGGCCTGTCGCGATGAATATGAAGAGACAGCCGCAGGTAATAAATACCCACTGAATTTAAAAGACAATTCAGCCTATTTCGACCTCCCAGAGTTGGTTGAGGCTCAGGTTGACTCGCTTAAGATTGAGGGACGAATTAAAGGCGCTCATTATGTCTACACCGTTGTTGATAGCTGGCGTAAACAGATAAATCAGTTTGTCGAAACAGGTAAGTTGCTCGATGATGACTCAAACCTCTACAAGGTATTCAATCGCGACTTTACCAACTCCTTTCTCAAAGGCAATCTGACCAAAGGGATGTTTATCGATAACCCTCGCGATAACAGTGTTAATCACGCCATCGAGCAGAAAAATGCGATCTCAGTGGTACAGATCCAAGAGGTGAGACAGAACCTCAGAGCCGATAAAAATGAGCTAGGCGCCTCCCTTGAGCAGAAGATCCAACATCTCAACATCGATAAGATGCCATTAACCCTGACCTTTTCAGGAACAGAAGGCTCGCCGTTAACCATCAAGGCAGGTGTGACAGCGAAATCAAATCGACTGACAGAGAACACAGAGTCTAATGAATTTACCCTACACTCCGACACTAAACTGCGAAAGTCAGACAAGCCACTTTGTGCCGATGTGCTAGAAAAACGCTTTAGAAGCTTCAACGATTCAAACTATATTATCCAAGAATATGACTTTAATCAGCTAGCAGAGAGTTTAAGTATTCCCTTTAAAGAGCTAACCGCCCTTAAAAACAGGCTGGCATTTTTACTCAATGACTCAGTTGAAGTGATTGCTCCTGTCGAGCCACCTAAACTTATTCA
This window encodes:
- a CDS encoding type II secretion system protein, which encodes MKRRISGFTLIELVVVIIILGLLAVVALPKFIDLQGDARRAAMDGQFAAFENAVKLYHSGWLAEGNTGAIDKLASFGEGNVASSPAGYPYSTSGISNGTNGKTFEACE
- a CDS encoding peptidase U32 family protein produces the protein MSRKIELLAPGGDVEAIKAAIVAGANAVYCGLDTFNARNRAANLSFDDLCGILRLAHQFDCEVFLTINVVILEQELPALFKLLNQLVNTSLDGIIVQDLGLFNLVKKYFPTLDIHASTQLTTHNEGQILFLNKIGASRVNLSRELNLPEIASLTALAHQHDMLTEVFVHGSLCIAFSGQCYSSSVSVGNSGNRGRCSQACRDEYEETAAGNKYPLNLKDNSAYFDLPELVEAQVDSLKIEGRIKGAHYVYTVVDSWRKQINQFVETGKLLDDDSNLYKVFNRDFTNSFLKGNLTKGMFIDNPRDNSVNHAIEQKNAISVVQIQEVRQNLRADKNELGASLEQKIQHLNIDKMPLTLTFSGTEGSPLTIKAGVTAKSNRLTENTESNEFTLHSDTKLRKSDKPLCADVLEKRFRSFNDSNYIIQEYDFNQLAESLSIPFKELTALKNRLAFLLNDSVEVIAPVEPPKLIQAEKVEDSPKLSLLISDEKDAHLCDVTKADIYFKLPESFKKGCNKYIELLQRNPRFIPWFPAVLIGKDYIEAVRILEQVKPKRIVSNNTGVAYKAFEMGIDWIAGPFLNTTNSYALLTMQEELNCSGAFISNEINRMQIRNIKRPAGFKLLYSIYHPILMMTSRQCFFQQTVGCNKPSIEDGCMLKCEKATTITNVKGISFAVDKQKGGYPSIYNDEQFLNLDAIKDFSDLFDEFFIDLTDIGAGSKAKLDKIQLIEHFENLLKGDEDAVSLLNTMVTLSTNAQYQQGL
- a CDS encoding class I SAM-dependent methyltransferase, with protein sequence MATDNLVSQHYTHGELLSAIQAALSKQGNSIDKLTLADIAPVDEFHIGGRLATEHLLSQVNFSAEQDILDVGCGLGGAARFIANHFNNQVTGIDLTAEYIETGNVLSQWVGLDERVSLYHGSALSMPFEDSQFHGATQFHVGMNIKDKQTLFREIYRVLKPGSTFALYDIMRMESGALAYPVPWATEASYSHLSTVDEYQAALIQAGFIVGDINERREFGLEFFSKMKERNQAQGGPPPLGLHTLMGAHTAVKVDNMLKNIRGGYIAPVELIAYKSTD